Proteins from one Thaumasiovibrio subtropicus genomic window:
- a CDS encoding alpha/beta hydrolase family protein has protein sequence MLRKVGFQYALLVTLALTVFSVSAKPITFYHQGDRLSGHYLAPREPQQLKAVLIFVHGDGATTHDAEGYYALLWQPLRNAGYAILSWDKPGVGKSTGDWLNQSMQDRSSEVLAAIDWVKTTVKVPNEQIGLVGFSQAGWVVPAIAKADHVGFAVGIGFATNWLAQGRYYTETALRLEGKSETAILAELKRNEEFVTYLKTSPSYPEYVEMSGSTMTRQRYGFVLRNFQVDASDALSGVSVPTLLLWGDSDLNVDAQNEHKRWYSSANTHLTTVLIENATHGLLDAEAFTGQTFTLGDWMRLVWLDSDALADGFLPTLLQWLDDHVEQRQENM, from the coding sequence ATGCTGAGGAAAGTGGGATTCCAATATGCCTTGTTAGTGACACTGGCTTTAACTGTGTTTAGCGTGTCAGCTAAACCCATCACCTTTTATCACCAAGGAGATAGGCTTTCTGGTCACTACCTTGCTCCCAGAGAGCCGCAACAGCTTAAAGCGGTGTTGATTTTTGTTCATGGTGACGGTGCAACAACGCATGATGCGGAAGGATATTATGCGCTTCTTTGGCAACCATTGCGTAATGCGGGCTACGCAATCTTAAGTTGGGATAAACCTGGCGTAGGAAAATCAACGGGGGATTGGCTCAATCAGTCAATGCAAGATAGAAGCAGCGAAGTGTTAGCGGCCATAGATTGGGTAAAAACCACCGTGAAGGTGCCCAATGAGCAGATTGGCTTAGTGGGATTTAGTCAGGCAGGTTGGGTTGTACCAGCCATCGCGAAGGCAGATCATGTCGGGTTTGCAGTTGGTATCGGTTTCGCCACCAACTGGTTAGCGCAAGGGCGTTATTACACAGAAACGGCATTGCGACTCGAAGGGAAAAGCGAAACGGCGATCCTAGCCGAGCTTAAACGGAACGAAGAGTTTGTCACCTACTTAAAAACATCACCTTCATACCCAGAATATGTCGAGATGAGTGGTTCAACGATGACGCGACAGCGCTATGGCTTTGTGCTGCGTAATTTTCAAGTTGATGCCAGCGATGCTTTGAGTGGTGTTTCGGTGCCGACACTACTTTTGTGGGGAGATAGCGATCTCAATGTCGATGCGCAGAACGAGCATAAGCGATGGTATTCAAGTGCCAATACGCACCTGACGACGGTGCTCATTGAAAATGCTACCCACGGTTTACTCGATGCAGAGGCGTTTACGGGGCAAACTTTTACTTTAGGCGATTGGATGCGCTTAGTTTGGTTGGATTCGGATGCGCTTGCAGACGGTTTCTTACCCACACTACTGCAATGGTTAGACGATCACGTTGAACAACGACAGGAAAACATGTGA
- a CDS encoding SIMPL domain-containing protein, with protein MGAILAKAAVGVKELERTVTVKGLSEQEFVADVVIWPLQYSVASNDLTDLYLQLEESNTKIMQFLIERGLSSDAVTLSAPNIVDKSAQQYGGYEPALYRYSGNQTVTVYSHEIDLVRTMQASLSELGRQGIVFTARDYGVTTEYLFTRLNDVKPDMVEEATRNARQVAEKFAEDSDSKLGKIKRASQGQFSISARDRNNPHIKRVRVVSTIEYYLSD; from the coding sequence ATGGGAGCGATTCTTGCGAAGGCGGCCGTCGGTGTGAAAGAGCTAGAGCGCACCGTGACCGTGAAAGGCTTATCTGAACAAGAGTTTGTCGCTGATGTGGTTATTTGGCCACTTCAATATTCAGTCGCAAGTAATGACCTTACTGACCTGTATCTTCAGCTAGAAGAGAGCAACACAAAGATCATGCAGTTTTTAATCGAGCGGGGGTTGTCTAGTGACGCAGTGACACTGTCTGCGCCTAATATCGTCGATAAGTCAGCGCAGCAATATGGTGGCTATGAACCTGCGCTGTATCGGTATTCAGGCAATCAAACGGTGACGGTGTATAGCCATGAAATCGACCTCGTTCGCACCATGCAAGCTTCTTTATCTGAGCTTGGCCGCCAAGGTATTGTGTTCACTGCGAGAGATTATGGTGTCACAACCGAGTATCTATTTACGCGTTTGAATGATGTTAAGCCCGATATGGTCGAGGAAGCGACACGTAATGCACGCCAAGTTGCGGAGAAGTTTGCCGAAGATTCGGATTCTAAACTGGGGAAAATTAAACGGGCGTCACAAGGCCAGTTTTCAATATCGGCGCGTGATCGAAACAACCCGCATATTAAACGGGTCAGGGTCGTCTCTACCATCGAATACTATCTTTCTGACTAG
- a CDS encoding OmpP1/FadL family transporter yields the protein MTGQRLRPLVAAIGLASLTPSLSQAAGFQLNEHSVSGLGRAYAGEAASVENSSVIFRNPAAMTYYDTVAISAGAVYIDPNVDIHGTNMLGKTGDTDVASSGLLPNVSVVKPLNADWAVGFSASSNFHTGVEFSDDFLASHFGKVAEIETMDLNLAIAYKINEAWSLGLGLSAIKGEGRIKSTTPPVLPAPYNNLTSKTILDLQGDDTTTTWNLGAMWQVNEKHRLALTYKHHATLDLSGTATSDIGMPSGNGSLPLALPAMAEIASEHQLRDNLILHASLNWTGWSRFEELRANIEGHDVLIKDENWDDTWRASVGITYRLNSEWQLRSGLAFDKGAVKEDYRTITIPDSDRYWFSTGAAYHLSKHSTIDLGLSYLHFKDASIEETTQIGNIVDTYQATASGDVWLIGAQYSYRF from the coding sequence GTGACCGGTCAACGTCTGCGCCCTTTAGTTGCGGCTATCGGCTTAGCCTCTCTTACTCCTTCGCTTAGTCAAGCGGCGGGATTCCAGCTCAACGAGCACTCTGTCAGCGGACTTGGTCGCGCCTATGCGGGCGAAGCGGCCTCGGTAGAAAATAGTAGTGTTATTTTTCGAAACCCTGCTGCAATGACATACTATGATACGGTCGCCATATCGGCTGGTGCGGTTTACATTGACCCAAACGTCGATATCCACGGCACAAACATGCTGGGTAAAACAGGCGATACCGATGTGGCGAGTAGCGGCCTATTGCCGAACGTCTCTGTGGTTAAACCGCTCAATGCAGATTGGGCAGTCGGCTTTTCTGCAAGCTCGAACTTCCACACTGGTGTCGAGTTTTCGGACGACTTTCTCGCGAGCCACTTTGGTAAAGTAGCTGAAATAGAGACCATGGATCTCAATCTTGCCATCGCATACAAGATCAATGAAGCATGGAGCCTTGGCCTTGGCCTCAGCGCAATCAAAGGCGAAGGTAGAATTAAAAGTACCACCCCGCCAGTATTACCCGCGCCGTACAACAACTTGACCAGCAAAACCATCCTCGATCTCCAAGGCGATGACACCACCACGACTTGGAACCTAGGTGCAATGTGGCAAGTGAATGAAAAACATCGCTTGGCACTGACCTATAAACACCATGCCACCCTCGATCTAAGTGGCACTGCCACAAGTGACATTGGTATGCCAAGCGGCAATGGCAGCCTGCCTCTCGCACTTCCCGCTATGGCTGAAATCGCTTCAGAGCATCAGTTAAGAGACAACTTGATCCTGCATGCGAGTTTAAACTGGACTGGCTGGTCTCGATTTGAAGAATTGAGAGCCAATATTGAAGGTCATGATGTACTCATCAAAGATGAAAACTGGGATGACACATGGCGCGCCTCTGTTGGTATTACCTATCGCTTAAATAGTGAATGGCAACTTAGATCAGGTCTCGCTTTCGACAAAGGTGCCGTAAAAGAAGATTATCGCACTATCACCATTCCTGACTCTGATCGCTACTGGTTCAGTACAGGCGCCGCATATCATCTTTCAAAGCACAGTACGATCGACCTCGGTTTAAGCTACCTGCATTTTAAAGATGCATCGATTGAAGAGACGACTCAAATCGGCAATATTGTAGATACTTACCAAGCCACCGCTTCAGGAGACGTCTGGCTCATCGGTGCGCAATACAGCTACCGTTTCTAG